The proteins below come from a single Clarias gariepinus isolate MV-2021 ecotype Netherlands chromosome 17, CGAR_prim_01v2, whole genome shotgun sequence genomic window:
- the LOC128505426 gene encoding myelin protein zero-like protein 1: MELRLLNSYCSCVLWLCSFALCAIIGTHPVASIEVYTQGEMFVENGTTGVLECNFKSNQVISSQASVSWSFVPEGSSESTGETVFYYAGGKEFPGTHQFKDRVKWAGDLNKKDASIHIINMQFADNGIYVCDVKNPPDVAGKASVTRAVIRDGRLF; this comes from the exons ATGGAGCTAAGGCTCTTAAATAGTTATTGTAGTTGTGTCTTGTGGCTTTGTAGCTTTGCGTTATGCGCCATCATAG gtACGCATCCAGTTGCTTCTATAGAAGTGTACACACAAGGGGAGATGTTTGTAGAAAATGGAACTACTGGAGTACTTGAGTGTaatttcaaatcaaatcaagtGATCAGTAGTCAAGCATCAGTCTCCTGGTCTTTCGTCCCAGAGGGCTCTTCAGAGTCTACTGGTGAAACT GTCTTCTATTATGCTGGTGGTAAGGAATTTCCTGGCACCCACCAGTTTAAGGACAGAGTTAAGTGGGCAGGTGACCTGAACAAAAAAGATGCCTCAATTCACATCATTAATATGCAGTTTGCTGACAATGGCATCTACGTCTGTGATGTGAAGAACCCTCCTGATGTTGCAGGCAAAGCTTCAGTGACCAGAGCTGTGATAAGAG ATGGTCGGCTCTTCTGA